A genomic segment from Aspergillus chevalieri M1 DNA, chromosome 7, nearly complete sequence encodes:
- a CDS encoding uncharacterized protein (COG:S;~EggNog:ENOG410Q2ND;~InterPro:IPR001077,IPR036388,IPR016461,IPR029063, IPR036390;~PFAM:PF00891;~go_function: GO:0008168 - methyltransferase activity [Evidence IEA];~go_function: GO:0008171 - O-methyltransferase activity [Evidence IEA]) gives MTIRNGSANDTANGISNALANGKTNSAGAVKNRHLNGNFSVDEVAISANSPEKVSGLLKDILANGLAFSVDHDASARSTLLDAARSLVHALETPRETMIRYCWSQSTAYAAIETGVDLGLFAILSRDDRPKRAAYLSEETGADLTLLSRLLKHLSAVGVVDETGPDEYRRTGFSITLGVPRYSDAYACMTGCITDGVLALPAYLRRNNHRNPTNGKDCPFQLGFRTGSHFFEFLRDHPEHASQFNNHMSAYHQGRPSWMDVGFYPVPELVMDLKESDDVLLVDVGGSLGHDLSEFQRKWPDMPGRLVLQDLPAVVEQAQSMSLHPRVEVMPHDFFTEQPVKGARAYYMHSILHDWNDDNCRKILSNLVPAMKRGYSKVLINENVIPDTNAYWETTSLDIIMMADFASQERTERHWRSLVESVGLKITNIWTAQRGVESLIECELL, from the exons ATGACTATCAGAAACGGCTCAGCTAACGACACTGCCAATGGCATTTCCAACGCCCTCGCCAATGGAAAGACCAACAGCGCTGGCGCCGTGAAAAATAGACATTTGAATGGAAACTTCTCCGTTGACGAGGTTGCCATCTCCGCCAATTCCCCAGAAAAGGTCTCTGGTCTGCTGAAGGACATTCTCGCAAATGGCCTTGCCTTTTCCGTGGACCATGATGCTAGTGCCCGGTCCACTTTGCTGGATGCGGCACGGTCTCTGGTTCATGCATTAGAGACACCCCGTGAGACCATGATACGATACTGCTGGTCACAG TCCACTGCCTACGCTGCCATTGAGACCGGTGTTGACCTAGGACTGTTCGCTATCCTTTCGCGCGATGACAGACCAAAGAGAGCAGCTTATCTCTCCGAGGAGACCGGTGCTGACCTCACCCTTTTGT CTCGTCTGCTCAAACATTTGAGCGCCGTGGGCGTCGTTGACGAAACGGGACCGGACGAGTACCGTCGGACGGGGTTTTCAATTACACTTGGCGTACCTCGCTATAGCGATGCCTATGCTTGCAT GACTGGCTGCATTACAGATGGTGTTCTGGCGTTGCCCGCATACCTACGCAGAAACAACCACCGCAACCCGACCAATGGCAAAGATTGTCCCTTCCAGCTGGGCTTTCGGACTGGCTCGCATTTTTTCGAATTCCTCCGTGACCATCCCGAACATGCCTCCCAGTTCAACAATCACATGTCCGCCTACCACCAGGGCCGTCCCAGCTGGATGGATGTCGGGTTCTACCCGGTCCCTGAGCTAGTTATGGATCTGAAGGAGTCAGACGATGTCCTGTTGGTCGACGTCGGTGGCAGTTTGGGTCACGATCTCTCCGAATTCCAGCGCAAATGGCCTGATATGCCTGGAAGGTTAGTGCTGCAGGATCTTCCGGCAGTGGTCGAGCAAGCACAGAGTATGTCGCTTCATCCTCGTGTCGAAGTCATGCCCCATGACTTCTTCACCGAGCAGCCTGTTAAAG GCGCTCGCGCCTATTACATGCACTCCATCCTGCACGACTGGAACGATGATAACTGCCGCAAGATACTGTCAAACTTGGTCCCGGCCATGAAACGGGGTTACAGCAAGGTCCTGATCAACGAGAACGTCATCCCTGATACCAATGCCTACTGGGAGACCACCAGTCTCGATATCATCATGATGGCCGACTTCGCGTCACAGGAACGCACAGAGCGACACTGGCGCTCTCTGGTAGAGTCCGTCGGGCTGAAAATTACGAACATCTGGACGGCCCAGCGGGGGGTGGAGAGCCTGATTGAATGTGAACTGTTGTAA
- a CDS encoding uncharacterized protein (COG:S;~EggNog:ENOG410Q1WG;~TransMembrane:6 (o76-97i109-135o155-175i187-208o239-261i273-291o)) codes for MGLLLDYDQGFSDAGAVMDALVSHAPGLGGGAFRQGLFRFHLRCRQGQNLFHQQLLFVLLCPKMTVTEDDNRGPKILGVLWALTGLTTFIVAARMVIRGKLLKNFGPDDWLIAASMCMGLAYCGVTTANVIIGYGKHAVFLDQHTLETATLLNTISFLFGILSFTLPKLAVSAMLNRILNPSLPHRIALWFLTGFAAVVSVICILILFTMCDPPKALWQTHLVMEGVATCKDVWMLIDYAIFTGALSALVDLYLAIYPTTVLLNLHMSLRKRLALSAALGLGSIASAMAIIKCTQLKGLADESDYTYGTADLVMWTNIESNVVIVASCIPTLQPILELILGKRSLGSYSNNSSRQKNSKYMHSTSYARSRRSMVRKPEPTITDVESQESILHAEDDQHRDAHPLGQIRRTDNVTVEYETRANDSDRRPSW; via the exons ATGGGACTTCTGTTGGACTATGACCAAGGGTTTtctgatgctggtgctgtgATGGATGCACTTGTGTCCCACGCCCCTGGTCTGGGGGGGGGGGCGTTTCGTCAGGGCTTATTTCGCTTTCATTTAAGATGTCGGCAGGGACAAAATCTCTTCCACCAGCAATTGCTCTTTGTCTTGTTGTGTCCCAAGATGACGGTTACGGAGGACGATAATCGCGGTCCCAAGATCCTTGGGGTCTTGTGGGCTTTGACCGGCTTAACAACGTTCATTGTGGCAGCAAGGATGGTGATTCGGGGAAAGTTACTGAAAAACTTTGGCCCggatgattggttgattgcCGCGTCCATG TGTATGGGTTTGGCTTACTGCGGCGTCACCACGGCCAATGTGATCATTGGCTATGGTAAGCACGCTGTCTTTCTAGACCAGCATACCCTCGAGACGGCGACTCTGCTCAATACCATTAGCTTCCTCTTTGGCATTCTCTCCTTCACCCTGCCCAAGCTGGCTGTCAGTGCCATGCTGAACCGGATCCTCAATCCAAGCCTTCCCCATCGCATCGCGCTCTGGTTCTTAACCGGATTCGCGGCCGTGGTATCTGTTATTTGCATCCTTATCCTGTTCACCATGTGTGATCCACCAAAAGCGCTATGGCAAACGCATCTGGTCATGGAAGGAGTGGCAACATGCAAAGATGTCTGGATGTTGATCGACTATGCCATTTTCACTGGAG CGCTCTCAGCTTTGGTCGATCTCTATTTAGCTATTTACCCCACGACCGTCCTTTTGAATCTGCATATGTCGCTGCGAAAACGTCTGGCCCTGTCCGCAGCACTAGGTCTGGGATCCAT TGCTTCTGCAATGGCAATTATCAAATGCACGCAGCTCAAGGGCTTGGCCGATGAATCTGACTATACCT ATGGAACGGCAGATCTCGTCATGTGGACCAA CATCGAGTCCAACGTCGTTATCGTCGCCTCCTGCATTCCCACCCTCCAGCCCATTCTTGAACTCATCCTTGGCAAGCGCTCGCTCGGATCGTATAGCAACAACTCCAGTCGCCAAAAGAATAGTAAATATATGCACTCGACATCCTACGCACGCAGTCGTCGATCGATGGTCCGCAAGCCAGAGCCGACCATCACTGATGTCGAGAGTCAGGAGAGTATCCTCCATGCCGAGGACGACCAACACCGCGATGCGCATCCGCTGGGACAGATTCGACGGACAGACAATGTGACGGTAGAATATGAGACGAGAGCAAATGATTCGGACAGAAGACCATCGTGGTAG
- a CDS encoding acyl-CoA dehydrogenase family protein (COG:I;~EggNog:ENOG410PKBI;~InterPro:IPR006091,IPR009075,IPR013786,IPR009100, IPR036250,IPR037069;~PFAM:PF02770,PF00441,PF02771,PF08028;~go_function: GO:0016627 - oxidoreductase activity, acting on the CH-CH group of donors [Evidence IEA];~go_function: GO:0050660 - flavin adenine dinucleotide binding [Evidence IEA];~go_process: GO:0055114 - oxidation-reduction process [Evidence IEA]) yields MTEIDTTPFAEPPYLRGLPSPYYTPAHRRFQKACREFLWEHLLCHAMDWERQGTVPEHVFETFCQHNMLLPNLPAPLPVGWLKRLGIHDILGVRVEDWDYMYTGIYCDELARSGLAGPGASLNAGFAFGIPPIIKYGSEELQERFLPELLTGKKRACIAITEPEAGSDVANLTTTAKKTPDGKHYIVNGSKKWITNGIWSDYTTMAVRTGGPGAAGLSVLLVPLKGHPGVTMRRLNVAGQKTGGTTYIELDDVAVPVSNLIGREGEGMRIIMTNFNHERLTIAVGVTRQARVALSAAVQYCLKREAFGKTLMDQPVVRHRLAKAGAELETMHAWVEQILYQLCHMSKEEGDLRLGGITALAKAKSAMVLNECAQCAVLLFGGNGFTASGQGELVEAIYRDVPGARIPGGSEDVLLDLSVRQLVKVYRAEEKKLGRLKI; encoded by the exons ATGACTGAGATTGATACCACACCCTTCGCGGAGCCGCCCTACTTGCGCGGTCTACCGTCCCCCTACTACACGCCCGCGCATCGTCGCTTCCAAAAGGCATGTCGGGAATTCCTTTGGGAGCATCTACTGTGCCATGCCATGGACTGGGAGCGCCAGGGAACCGTGCCGGAACATGTCTTCGAAACATTCTGCCAACATAACATGCTGTTGCCGAACTTGCCCGCGCCATTGCCCGTGGGGTGGCTGAAGCGGTTGGGCATCCATGACATTCTTGGGGTCAGAGTCGAGGACTGGGATTATATGTATACAGGGATCTACTGCGACGAGCTGGCTCGGTCCGGACTGGCAGGTCCCGGAGCCTCTTTGAATGCCGGGTTTGCCTTTGGTATCCCCCCGATTATCAAATACGGAAGCGAAGAGCTACAAGAGCGGTTTCTGCCTGAGCTGTTGACTGGCAAGAAGCGCGCTTGCATTGCTATCACGGAGCCTGAAGCTGGCAGTGATGTGGCTAATCTGACAACTACGGCCAAGAAGACACCCGACGGCAAGCATTACATTGTCAACGGGTCCAAGAAATG GATCACCAACGGCATCTGGTCTGACTACACGACCATGGCCGTCCGCACAGGTGGCCCCGGAGCTGCTGGTCTGTCGGTCCTGCTGGTGCCTCTAAAGGGACATCCCGGGGTCACCATGCGTCGATTGAACGTGGCTGGACAGAAGACCGGTGGCACCACGTACATTGAGCTGGACGACGTGGCCGTCCCAGTGTCGAACCTGATTGGACGCGAGGGCGAAGGCATGCGGATTATTATGACGAACTTCAACCACGAGCGACTGACGATTGCCGTCGGTGTGACGCGCCAGGCCCGCGTCGCGCTGTCCGCGGCCGTCCAGTACTGCCTGAAGCGCGAGGCATTTGGAAAGACGCTTATGGATCAGCCTGTGGTGCGACACCGCCTGGCCAAAGCGGGCGCGGAGCTCGAGACGATGCACGCGTGGGTCGAGCAGATCTTGTACCAGCTCTGTCATATGAGTAAGGAGGAAGGCGACCTACGACTGGGAGGGATCACGGCGCTGGCCAAGGCCAAATCGGCCATGGTGCTGAACGAGTGTGCACAGTGTGCGGTGCTGCTCTTCGGAGGTAATGGCTTTACGGCGTCGGGACAGGGCGAACTGGTTGAAG CCATCTACCGCGACGTCCCTGGAGCAAGGATTCCTGGAGGTTCGGAGGATGTGTTGCTCGATCTGTCTGTGCGTCAATTGGTCAAGGTGTACCGggcagaagagaagaagctggGTCGATTGAAGATTTAG
- a CDS encoding uncharacterized protein (COG:S;~EggNog:ENOG410Q1AV;~InterPro:IPR028144;~PFAM:PF12734), giving the protein MSYPPQEGYYPPPPGGQYPPQPPPMQYQPPPPQESQSKDRGCLTACIAAMCCCFLCEETCECCIDMVECLCCGC; this is encoded by the exons ATGTCGTACCCTCCCCAAGAAGGATActacccccctcctcctggAGGCCAGTACCCCCCTCAACCTCCACCG ATGCAATATCAGCCACCACCGCCCCAGGAGTCGCAAAGCAAGGACCGTGGCTGTCTTACCGCATG TATCGCGGCCATGTGCTGTTGCTTCCTGTGCGAGGAAACCTGCGAATGCTGCATTGATATGGTTGAATGTTTATGCTGTGGTTGTTGA
- a CDS encoding cytochrome P450 (COG:Q;~EggNog:ENOG410PJTA;~InterPro:IPR036396,IPR001128,IPR017972,IPR002401;~PFAM:PF00067;~TransMembrane:1 (o12-33i);~go_function: GO:0005506 - iron ion binding [Evidence IEA];~go_function: GO:0016705 - oxidoreductase activity, acting on paired donors, with incorporation or reduction of molecular oxygen [Evidence IEA];~go_function: GO:0020037 - heme binding [Evidence IEA];~go_process: GO:0055114 - oxidation-reduction process [Evidence IEA]), protein MELLRLVLVNPFTSAIVLVTAYVVGVAVYRLWLSPIASFPGPRLAALTSLYEFYYDTVCCGQFTFHIGRLHEKYGPIVRIGPDELHVNDPDYYEVLYARDTPRNKYEYYQRPFGAPFAVINAIEHSRHRLLRSHMNPFFSTARIRQQEPVLRALLDKLCRRLEEWKETGRPVNIEYPYTCFTTDVITDYTMGDGYHYLDEPDFIPAWNHTMMGTAKTLVFFRPIAWVLPVLFAMPEWLTAWLNPGMELFFAFQRRCRTMIRDITDDYHQNIDTGKVNDGDRQKTFFHDILGSSLPEQDKSAERLAQEMQILVSAGAETTAKAMSYITFYLLNDPAIMKKLMDELNTLDPERNASLVQLEQMPYLNGVMLEGLRLSYGVSARLPRTAPYHALQFKDWTIPPGTPVSMSCLLMHHNEKVFPDSYQFKPERWTEPHERKRLEKYMVAFSKGSRQCIGIK, encoded by the exons ATGGAATTGCTGCGTCTGGTTCTTGTAAATCCGTTTACCAGTGCCATTGTGCTGGTTACGGCATACGTCGTGGGTGTTGCTGTGTATCGACTCTGGCTTTCGCCAATTGCTTCCTTCCCGGGTCCTCGACTGGCGGCCTTGACCTCGCTGTACGAGTTTTACTACGATACGGTCTGCTGCGGCCAGTTCACCTTTCACATCGGTCGATTGCACGAGAAGTATGGTCCGATCGTGCGTATCGGTCCTGACGAGCTGCACGTCAATGACCCCGACTACTACGAAGTCCTCTACGCTCGCGACACCCCCCGAAACAAGTATGAATACTACCAGCGCCCGTTCGGAGCTCCCTTTGCCGTCATCAATGCAATCGAGCACAGCCGGCACCGTCTGCTGCGTTCGCATATGAACCCGTTCTTTTCCACGGCTCGCATCCGCCAGCAGGAACCGGTACTGCGTGCACTGCTCGACAAGCTTTGTCGTCGTCTGGAGGAATGGAAGGAGACGGGCCGTCCGGTGAACATCGAGTATCCTTATACCTGTTTTACGACGGACGTGATCACGGATTATACCATGGGCGATGGTTACCACTATCTCGACGAACCGGACTTCATCCCTGCGTGGAATCATACTATGATGGGAACAGCCAAAACGTTGGTCTTCTTTAGGCCCATCGCCTGGGTCCTGCCCGTGCTTTTTGCCATGCCGGAATGGCTAACGGCGTGGTTGAACCCCGGGATGGAGTTGTTTTTCGCGTTCCAGCGGCGGTGTCGCACAATGATTCGGGATATTACCGATGACTATCACCAGAACATTGATACCGGAAAAGTGAATGACGGGGACCGGCAAAAGACCTTCTTCCATGACATTCTTGGTAGCAGCCTGCCAGAGCAGGACAAGAGTGCTGAACGTCTGGCGCAGGAGATGCAGATTCTAGTGTCAGCCGGAGCAGAGACGACGGCCAAGGCAATGAGCTATATCACATTCTATCTTCTGAATGACCCAGCGATCATGAAGAAATTGATGGACGAACTGAACACGTTGGATCCGGAGCGGAATGCATCACTGGTGCAACTCGAGCAGATGCCGTACCTG AACGGAGTTATGCTGGAAGGACTCAG ATTGTCGTACGGAGTGTCTGCACGGCTGCCACGGACCGCACCGTACCATGCCCTCCAATTCAAAGACTGGACCATTCCGCCCGGA ACGCCCGTGAGCATGAGCTGCCTCCTGATGCACCACAACGAGAAGGTCTTCCCCGACTCGTACCAGTTCAAACCCGAGCGTTGGACAGAACCGCATGAACGTAAGCGACTGGAGAAGTATATGGTAGCATTCAGCAAGGGATCACGACAGTGTATCGGAATCAAGTAG
- a CDS encoding uncharacterized protein (COG:S;~EggNog:ENOG410Q26X;~SECRETED:SignalP(1-18)) translates to MKLSIAAVSSFIAAAVAASLPESFTLVADGGKTVLTDGSNAFIGGSTDDKKILVLRGGSGGSQVTYTADDQTPTGWQNLYAITNANKPIALTVPHSGATPEGANINGWGVNDDGYFTFNGKQAFAVQSDDGAQKIYYLGAGEGQFQKTPLYVKKY, encoded by the exons ATGAAGCTCTCCATCGCCGCCGTTTCCTCTTTCATCGCCGCTGCCGTGGCTGCCTCTCTCCCTGAGTCCTTTACTCTCGTCGCTGATGGTGGCAAGACTGTCCTCACTGACGGCA GCAACGCCTTCATCGGCGGCAGCACCGACGACAAGAAGATTCTCGTCC TCCGCGGCGGCTCTGGGGGCTCCCAGGTGACCTACACTGCCGACGACCAGACTCCCACCGGCTGGCAGAACCTGTACGCCATCACTAACGCCAACAAGCCCATCGCTCTGACCGTGCCTCACTCCGGTGCCACCCCCGAGGGTGCCAACATCAACGGCTGGGGAGTCAACGACGATGGCTACTTCACCTTCAACGGCAAGCAGGCGTTTGCTGTCCAGAGCGACGACGGTGCCCAGAAGATCTACTACCTCGGCGCTGGCGAAGGCCAGTTCCAGAAGACTCCTTTGTACGTCAAGAAGTACTAG
- a CDS encoding putative MFS monocarboxylate transporter (COG:G;~EggNog:ENOG410Q195;~InterPro:IPR020846,IPR011701,IPR036259;~TransMembrane:9 (n5-10c14/15o24-42i54-73o85-104i125-149o161-183i190-211o217-240i252-273o293-315i);~go_function: GO:0022857 - transmembrane transporter activity [Evidence IEA];~go_process: GO:0055085 - transmembrane transport [Evidence IEA]) produces the protein MVMMSLSLAASSYATNVTHLALSQGVLYGIGGCLAFTPAIIFTTEWFVKRRGFAFGLVWGGSGLTGMVFPIAIQALLDRYGWETTLRVSSVGLFILGGPFLFFLKPRIPTRTSTRRSLNLKFQFNRVYIIYQLANIIEALGYFLPAVFLPSHAAAIGTHGILASLTVVLFNFTTVIGCAIMGYMTDRYHVTNCIMVSTVGTIVSVFLVWGLSTNIGVLYVFSSLYGLFAGAFSSTWSVVAREVEKSEPSADLSMVFSFLEAGRGIGNILSGPLSSALINGHPWQGTVGGAYGSGYGVLIVFTGFTALLGGLSLFARIVRWV, from the exons ATGGTCATGATGTCCTTGTCGCTCGCTGCTAGCTCGTACGCAACGAACGTCACGCATTTAGCACTGTCTCAGGGTGTGTTATACGGAATTGGAGGATGTCTGGCATTCACGCCGGCTATCATCTTTACAACCGAATGGTTTGTCAAACGAAGGGGGTTCGCATTTGGATTGGTCTGG GGTGGTTCTGGACTTACCGGGATGGTTTTCCCAATTGCGATACAGGCTCTACTGGATCGATATGGATGGGAGACCACGCTTCGCGTCTCCTCCGTGGGCCTATTTATCCTAGGTGGTCCATTCCTGTTTTTCCTAAAACCTCGCATTCCGACGCGCACATCAACCCGGCGTAGCTTGAATCTCAAATTCCAGTTCAACCGGGTGTACATTATCTACCAACTGGCGAACATCATTGAGGCGCTAGGATATTTCCTCCCGGCTGTCTTTCTTCCCTCACATGCTGCGGCCATTGGAACTCATGGTATCCTGGCTTCGCTCACAGTGGTACTCTTCAACTTCACCACCGTCATCGGCTGTGCAATCATGGGATACATGACAGACCGCTACCACGTAACGAACTGCATTATGGTCTCGACTGTCGGGACAATAGTCTCTGTGTTTCTCGTTTGGGGACTGTCTACCAATATCGGTGTATTGTACGTCTTTTCCTCCCTGTATGGACTCTTTGCGGGGGCATTCTCGTCGACATGGTCTGTCGTTGCACGGGAAGTGGAAAAGAGCGAGCCATCGGCAGATCTCAGCAtggtcttttctttcctcgaGGCTGGCCGCGGTATTGGAAATATCCTCAGCGGTCCATTGAGCTCTGCCCTCATCAACGGACACCCATGGCAGGGGACCGTTGGAGGAGCTTACGGCAGTGGGTACGGCGTGCTTATTGTCTTTACCGGATTCACGGCTTTGCTGGGAGGATTGAGCCTTTTTGCTAGAATAGTCAGGTGGGTTTAA
- a CDS encoding uncharacterized protein (COG:G;~EggNog:ENOG410Q1QE;~InterPro:IPR020846,IPR011701,IPR036259;~PFAM:PF07690;~TransMembrane:12 (i53-71o91-111i123-142o148-167i179-205o211-230i285-303o323-341i362-383o389-409i421-446o458-480i);~go_function: GO:0022857 - transmembrane transporter activity [Evidence IEA];~go_process: GO:0055085 - transmembrane transport [Evidence IEA]) has translation MSSLGSTEIVKSEQPWAEAVLSEHELELTPDGQLVRWRRDNKRHPRNWPLPRRVYDISIIFFLDLFLTASSTAGSSAASVARHEYHMGQTLSTFCFVTVFLLGQVVGSIVLSPWSETFGRKKLYIVSSALSCICCVIVGVVPHIAAVIVARVAAGLLSAIPYTVASGSTEDLFNSRERIWVIFGWTVASNCGLIIGPIMGTHIIAGLGWRWIFYIFAIMIAALTGLLCLIRESRPSYLLAHKVAAISRETGLKLQPLNHDHAPDFQTFAKDALFRPAQLFCTEPVVFVVALMTAVAFGLLYIFTEAIEIIYESMGFSSTQASLAFLAIAVGVCVSTLTRWLDHYIFDMRHRQGRPVKPEDKLVGLALGAAAFAGGLWWLAWTIPPKIHGVHWIVPTIALAFIGYALNEFDTVLQGYLADSYLSYSASGTAAVQFLRALLSGVFPLFTPQMFHNLGSNIAVSILAIVATLFCAVPPLFIFYGEKIRARSKFARYSLVVEAELGKDAGEL, from the exons ATGAGCAGTCTAGGCTCGACGGAAATTGTCAAATCAGAACAACCCTGGGCTGAAGCGGTCCTTTCCGAGCATGAGCTCGAATTGACCCCGGATGGTCAATTGGTACGCTGGCGACGAGACAACAAACGTCACCCTCGCAATTGGCCCTTGCCTCGCCGGGTCTATGATATCTCGATTATCTTCTTTCTGGATCTCTTCCT AACTGCTTCGAGTACAGCAGGA TCCTCGGCTGCTTCAGTAGCCCGCCATGAATATCACATGGGTCAGACTTTGTCAACCTTTTGCTTCGTCACAGT CTTCCTGCTCGGGCAGGTTGTCGGCTCCATCGTTCTTTCTCCATGGTCCGAGACTTTTGGCCGCAAGAAGTTGTACATTGTCAGCTCCGCACTGAGTTGTATCTGCTGTGTTATTGTCGGAGTAGTACCCCATATAGCAGCTGTCATTGTGGCCCGTGTTGCTGCGGGCTTGCTCTCTGCCATTCCCTACACAGTGGCCAGCGGAAGCACAGAAGACCTGTTTAATTCGCGTGAGCGTATTTGGGTCATCTTCGGTTGGACCGTCGCGTCGAATTGTGGACTGATTATTGGGCCGATCATGGGTACACATATCATCGCTGGATTGGGCTG GCGCTGGATATTTTATATCTTTGCCATCATGATCGCCGCCCTCACAGGCTTACTATGCCTTATCCGAGAATCTCGACCATCCTATCTTCTTGCGCACAAAGTTGCAGCCATTTCCCGCGAAACAGGCCTCAAGCTCCAGCCATTGAACCATGACCATGCCCCTGATTTCCAGACCTTCGCCAAAGATGCGCTCTTCCGGCCTGCTCAGCTATTTTGCACAGAACCTGTTGTTTTCGTCGTTGCTCTCATGACTGCGGTGGCCTTCGGTCTGTTGTATATCTTCACCGAGGCCATTGAGATTATCTATGAGTCCATGGGTTtctcaagcactcaagcttCGTTAGCATTCCTTGCCATTGCCGTAGGTGTCTGCGTCAGTACTCTCACTCGGTGGCTGGATCACTACATCTTTGATATGCGACATCGTCAGGGTCGGCCCGTGAAACCTGAGGATAAGCTGGTCGGCCTCGCTCTCGGGGCGGCTGCTTTTGCCGGTGGACTCTGGTGGCTGGCCTGGACTATCCCGCCCAAGATTCATGGCGTTCACTGGATAGTGCCCACAATCGCACTGGCATTTATCGGATACGCTTTGAACGAATTCGATACCGTTCTGCAGGGCTACTTGGCGGATAGTTACCTGAGTTACTCGGCCAGTGGGACAGCGGCAGTGCAGTTCCTGCGGGCGTTGCTCTCAGGCGTGTTCCCACTGTTTACGCCTCAGATGTTCCATAACCTGGGATCCAACATCGCCGTTTCCATCCTTGCCATCGTGGCCACTTTGTTCTGCGCTGTCCCTCCGCTGTTCATCTTCTATGGTGAAAAAATCCGGGCGCGCAGCAAGTTTGCACGATATAGTCTTGTTGTCGAGGCTGAGCTTGGGAAGGATGCGGGTGAGCTATGA
- a CDS encoding uncharacterized protein (CAZy:CE5;~COG:G;~EggNog:ENOG410PXCY;~InterPro:IPR011150,IPR043580,IPR043579,IPR029058, IPR000675;~PFAM:PF01083;~SECRETED:SignalP(1-17);~go_component: GO:0005576 - extracellular region [Evidence IEA];~go_function: GO:0016787 - hydrolase activity [Evidence IEA];~go_function: GO:0050525 - cutinase activity [Evidence IEA]), protein MMLKSVLVSALLSLAVATPVPQPADLEVRQLLGSSNDVESGNCKDTMFIFARGSTEIGNMGTVVGPPVCQNLQQKLGSVGCQGVGGAYSGGLVQNALPQNTDPGSINEAVKMFQDASSKCPKANIVAGGYSQGSAVIDNAIQKLDDDIKNKVKGVVLFGFTRNLQDHGQIPNYPKDQVKVFCAVGDLVCDGTLVVTAAHLTYGLNAGEAASFLASKVQG, encoded by the exons ATGATGCTCAAGTCCGTTCTCGTTTCTGCCCTGCTCTCGCTCGCAGTGGCCACTCCCGTCCCCCAGCCTGCCGACCTGGAAGTCCGTCAGCTGCTTGGCAGCTCCAACGACGTCGAGTCGGGTAATTGCAAGGACACGATGTTTATTTTTGCCCGCGGCTCCACCGAGATTGGCAACATG GGAACCGTCGTCGGACCTCCGGTCTGCCAAAACCTGCAACAGAAACTGGGTTCCGTGGGCTGCCAGGGCGTGGGAGGTGCGTACTCGGGCGGTCTGGTGCAGAATGCTTTGCCTCAGAACACCGACCCAGGCTCGATCAACGAGGCGGTCAAGATGTTCCAGGACGCATCCAGCAAGTGCCCCAAGGCCAATATCGTTGCCGGAGGATACAG TCAAGGAAGTGCTGTCATCGACAACGCCATCCAGAAGCTCGACGACGACATCAAGAACAAGGTCAAGGGTGTGGTGCTCTTCGGGTTCACTCGCAACCTGCAGGACCACGGCCAGATCCCTAATTACCCCAAGGACCAGGTCAAGGTGTTCTGCGCTGTGGGCGACTTGGTCTGTGACGGCACGCTGGTCGTGACCGCCGCCCATTTGACCTACGGCCTAAATGCCGGCGAGGCTGCGAGCTTCCTGGCCTCGAAGGTTCAGGGCTGA